In Phocoena phocoena chromosome 3, mPhoPho1.1, whole genome shotgun sequence, the DNA window GAAATAAGCTCATTGTCGAGTTGGCTGGGCATCTCCTCGTGACTCTTGCTGCTACGTTAGAGCTGGTTTGCAGGTGGGGCCTGGGCCTTCTGCGCCATCAAGCGTGGCACTCGTCACAAGGCCTGCCGaagtcttccttctcttctgttgctCCCCACAGATGGAGACAGTGTGAGAACCGAGCTGTCCCTACCATCTTCCACTGCCAGTAAGCCAAGAAGGGTCCAACAGTCCTCACTGCCGGTGGCCAGCCACTGGCGTGGCTCCCTGCCCACGCCGCGCCTACTTGCACTCGTCCCTGGCCTTCATGCGGGCGATGAAGGAATAGCTCTTGTTCCTGCGGTAGTTCTCGTAGGGGTCGTCCAGGGCCACACCCACGCCCTTGTACTGGTCCCACTTATCCCGGACGTCCCCCCCCTTGATGGGGTCCTGGATTCCTTGCTCTTTCACGCCGAGGCCGCCAGATCCACTCCAGCCTGAAGAAGAGAGGGATGAGTGGTTACGACCCACAGAGGAAGCTGAAATTGTGGTGCATTTACCTTGACATGAAGTTAAATGGAAATGCGTTTGGAGAGTTGAACGACATGCAGACGTGCAGTTTATAAGTGGGAAACTAAGGGTAGTAAGAAAGGACGCTCAGTAAAAACcctgcaggctcagaagttggtCATGAGTTGGAGCTTCCTCTGACTTCATCAGCCCCCAACCCTGAATGCCCAGAGCGGATTGTTCTGTCTTCCCAGGAACCTTACCCATTTTCACCAGCATCTGATGTCCTTTGTTCTCTTCCCCGAGCCTGGAGTCAGGTATAGGAGGTGCTGAATTAGAACCCAGACCAGCCGAGGAACTAAAATTAAGACAGGTTACgtcttttaaaaaagagctgATACATTTATTGGAATGAAAACTTATTACAGCGTGTAGCTTATACGTAGGGTCACCAGCGTgagatggacacacacacacacacatttcgtGTCTAGCTTTCTTCTTTATCCTCTTCGCCGGCAGATAAGGGGGTTCCCTAAGACGGCGGCCCCTGCCTCACACTCAGCGGCACAGCCAGGCCACACCGGACCCGTAAAACGGTTAGAAAATAGCGCAGCCACTGCCTCAGGCTTTACAACGTGACTGCAGAGGTAACAGCGAGGTGTGAGATGAGGTGCCACTGTGAGGTGCCACTGTCAACTGTGCTAGTGCTCGGGGGCCCCGAGGTGCTGCCTTGGCACGGGCCACCGCCAGCGCGTCTTCTAACAACACGTTTCAACATTCACAGCAAAGCATCAGAGGGTTCCAGCGCTACCAGAGGTCATTCTGACAGTTAAGACAGAAATCTTACGGCGGGGTGGGGCTCCTCGACCGCGACCGACGTCTCCTTCCCGGGGAATAGGACTTGGACCGAGAGCGAGAGCGGGTCCGGGAGCGGCTTTGTGAGGAGCGTGATCGGCTGCGGCTCCTGCGGGGCCAGGGGAGAGGAGGCGGGTCAGCGCAGCTGCTGAGGAGCCTCAGGCCTTGCATCCCGAGAGGCGGTGCCCTGCCTACCTGGATCTGGAGCGGGAGTAGGAACGGGAGCAGGAACGAGACCTTGACCTTGAATAGGAGCCGGAAGACTTGGAGGACCTCGAGTTGGAGCGGGAGGAGGAGCGCCCTCGGCTTTTGGATCTGCTCCGAGACCTCGAGGGTCCGCTGCGGGGACAGACCTGGTGAGCCGGAGCCCCTCCATGGACTGCGCCCAGCCCGCCCCAACCCCCAACTCTAAAAGACCCCCGATGTGCCCAGTCCAGGTGCAGACCTGCCCTTTCACATCAGGGTTGAATACAATGGCAAGCCTCTCTCTCGTACTGGTGTTTTAACTTCGGCCTTGTGGGAAACAGCTCCTGGTGGCTCACAGCACCTTTATCGTAGGGTGCCAGGCCCACGACCCAGGCAGAGGCCAGAGCTGACCCCCCTTTGCCTGCGCCGGGCACGACACCACAGCGTGCCACAGGCAAAGGCAGGGCTTGCTCCCAGCTGACCTAGGACGAGATGCACTACGGAGACCTGACCTCCACACAGGTGGCGGGGTGGGCGTGTGCGCTCTTACCTATTCCTCTTCTCCTGGCCTTTCCTCCGCCGGGCCCGCATTTTCGCTCGGAAGAACTCATAGAGGCCGTTCTGCTCCCAGCCTTCACTGTAAGACATGGGCGTCCCCTGTATGAACGCaagcctccctcccacagggAACTTGTGAAAAAGTCACCAGGAATAATAAGCCCTACCCGACAGGCCTTCCCTCTCACTCAGGATGCTGAGCAAGGCCCAGCACAGAAAGCACTCGGGTGGTCATTGCCACAGGGCTGCCCTTTCTCAGAGGAGCGACCAGGCCCAGAGGCCAGGCCGCCCGCTGGGAGGTGGAGAGGCTGGACTGCACTCCCAGCGCTTCGTGGCTCCCACGCCTTTCCACGCTGGGCTTTCTCCAGATAGTTGAAGAGGGTCTCAGGGTTACTGTAACTGGGGACGAGGAACTCTTGATTTGTAGGTGGATAGGCCCGTGGCCCCAAACAGGGCAGAAGACGATTTTAACTGAAGCGAGGAGGCCGCTGGAGGAGGGGATCCCGAGGTAAACTCTTGTTCTGATGTCTCTAACGTGGTAAAAGCCTTTTATTTATGGCACACATCACGCAAGCTGGGGGAGAAACGGCATCTCCTAACCACACTTTCTCACCTGGGCCTCACACCGCCCTGGGTGGAAGGTGCGACAGTCCGGAGTCTTTCTTGTGAAGCAAACTGAGGAAGACGGGCCAGGAGAGGGGACAGGGGCCTCCCCTCCCATCACCAGCCCCAGCGCCTGGTCTCCCGAAGCCCCGTACCTGTTCCTGGGTCTGTCGTGTGAGGGAGGGCTGTAAAAGGCCTCCACAGCCGCCAGCAGCCTCTCACTGGGTGGCATGGGGGGTGGGAGGCGGATGTCTTTAGGATCCAAAGGCTTGTACTCGTGGTCTTCCAGCTGCAGCAGAGAACACAGCCGTCACTGCTCCCTGCTGGAGCCCATCCAGGGAACTGCGGGGGCTGGGGGAGTCGGGGAGCCAGAGAGCCGGGGGCAGGACACAGTTGCCTTGCGCATCAGAGTGCCTCATCCGGCCCTTCCTGGGAAACCCCACCCTCCTGGAGGGTTTGGCCACACCAGTACTTCAATTCCTAAATGGGGTGGTTGAGGGCTTCATGGAAGTCGATAGAAGCTACAGAATTCTCTCTACAGAAATGCAGAGGAGACGTGGCCTCCAAGCTCAGGTGAAGGAAAGACCCCTGTTAATTCACTGACACGCCGTGGATCCCAGACACCCTCCCCTGCCAACCACCGCCCTGTGCCCAGGCGCCTACCCCAGGGGCCCTGCTATGTgcccctttctctgctccagctcCTACCCCGAGGGCAGCCCCGCAggcccctctgcctccccttgCTGCCCCAGCGTGACCTGTCTCAGCTTCCAGTATGCTAATGTCTCAGAGGGGCCGGGGAGTGGCAGTGACCAGTACAGCCAGCATGACCCTCAGAGCGCCCTGAGCCCCAGCCCCGGCTCCCTTCTGACCCCCTCTCCTGCCTTGCTCACCTTGCTCAGCTGGAGACCACCCCTTTTCTGAGAAATCCCTGTCATCAGCCCCTGGGCAAGGTGGCTTCCAAAGGCCAGGACCAAGAGGACCTGCACCTcacgcccagcccagcccagcccactctGAGCAGCTACCAAACTTGCAGCCCCAGGAGGGAGGCTCGGAGGAAGCAGAGGGGGACACGGGCCTTGCTCGCAGCCACATGTGAGCACGCGAGGCGGTGCTGCTGGCTCAGGCACATCCTCTCTGACTACTTGTCAGGCTCGCTGGGGTGCGGGAAATGAGAGGGGCAGGGGCCCTGGGAAGCAGTGTTTTGTAGCCAATCGGGAAATGGGTTCCACCTGTGAACTTCCCACGTGGAGACCGAGCATTCAAGGCTAAGCTTGGCATTCAACTCCGCAACATTACCTTCACAAGGGGGGCCATCAGCCCGGCAGGGAGATCGAAGTAGGGCACGTTGGGGACCAGGCTGGGGTCGTCGTGGTTGATGTGGGGAGGGCCCTGTCGCCGCATATGAGGGGGCTGCCCGTTGAAGCCGTGGGGAGGAGGGCCGAAGTCAGGGTGCTGGGGCCCACCCCAAGGCGGGTGCTCGTTGATCCCAGGGTGAGGCATGCGGTGGCCAGGATGGTGGTGAGGGGGTCCCATCTCTGCAAAACAGAGACTTGACTCAGGCCTGCCGCAAAGTCGAGAGCTGGGCAACGCCAACAGCCCGGTAGAGATCTCCAGGGTAAAAAGCGCCAGTGgaaaggggctcagagtggggCAAGGACGCCCACACCCACTTCCTGGACAGCCCTGCCCGGCACCAACCCTCCGGCTGCTTCATTCACTGCTCAGGGCCACACAGCAACGGGGGAGGAGCCGGGGCTCACAGTGGCCTGTCCTGCACCCACAGCAGCGCCTGACAGACCTCACGGGTGAAAGAAGGAACCACGAGGGAAATCACATAACCTTCAAATAGCCGTGTTATGAgccaaaccgtgtcccctgcaaattcacccccagtacctcagaacgtgACTGCATTTGGGAATGGAGCCTGTAATGAGATGACTACTTTAGATGAGGTCCTATgagtgggccctgatccaatactGACTGATGTCTTTCTAAGAAAAGGAGAttaagagacagacacagagaagaccacgggaagacacagggagaggacagCCGTCTACAAGCCACGGGGAGAGGCCTCAGTAGAAACCAAccccgctgacaccttgatctcggacctccagcctccagaactaagcGTCAGAGAAGAATTCCCTGTTGTTGGAGGCACCCAGTCCACGGGACTTCGTTGCAGCAGCCCCAAGACACTCACACAAGCAAGAAACCTGCTACTGGTCTCCAAGCTCAATTTACAGTcaagaatggatttgaggataaaGACTGAAGAGTAGGAGAgttgaaatgaaattttttagTAAACACAAGATCGAGAAAACTAAAgattcttcaaaaagaaaacagaacacctGATGAAAACAGCAAGACGAGGAGCAGGGAATGGCACAAGGGCTGCCGGGCCTGGACTCAGTGGCTCGCTCACTACCTGTCTGTCCACCGTGGGGACTAGGgagttccttttcctttcagaacCCCATCGTCCTTCCTCTTTTGCGAGATACAGGGCCTCACACCTCAATAGCTGGCCTGGTGCCTGGCGGTCCCCACAACAGGGTTGCCGGTGTGGCTGCAGGTTGTCCCTTCCTGAGGGACCGAGCTGGACTCCTCTGGCCCTCCTCCTGTCACCCTGGCTCAGGGCACACCAGGCCACACGGCAGGACCGCCAGCAGTGCCACCAGCCCGCTCAGAAGGCCGGTCCGTCAGGCGCCTCTTCCAGGCCCTGCCGGCGAGTGATCTGACCTTCTCAGGATCACAGGGCAGGAGAGGGACGTGATCCCTGGCCCGAGGACAGTGCCCCCGAGGGCGACCTTGCACTCACCGGCTTGGAAGTCCCCCTGAGGGTAGTCAAAGCGGTGAGGGTAGGGCGGCCGCTCGAAGGGGTGCCGAGGGGGGAAGTCGTCCTGCATGAAGCGGGGCGGGAAGCGGTTGAAGTTGTGTGGGTGTGGCGGCTGGCTGAACTGCGGGTGCTGCTGGTGGGGCGGGAAGGGCCCGCGGAAGTGTGGCGGCCGCTGCATGCGGAAGGGCGGCTCACGCTGGCCCCcgccccagggtggctgctcgtGCTGGCTGTTCCAGGGGCCCTCGAACTGGTTGTTCCAGTTGGGGTCGGGCTGACTGTTCCAGGGGGCATCGCGCTGGCCATTCCAGCCAGGGTCCCCACGCTGCTCGCCCCACATTCCCTCGTGGCTGTTGTTCCAGGGCGGGCAGTGGGGCGGCCCGCCCTGGTGGTGTGGGTAGGGGGGCTGCTCAGGAGGCTGCAAGGCAAAGAGCAGACGTGAGACCCAGCCTGCACTGGGCACGCGGGGCACCCAGCAGACACCTGCCGACCTCAGTCTCCGGCGGTGGAGGTGGCCCGGCCCCAAGCCCAGCACCCGCCGGAGCTGCAGGCCTACAGCCTGGCTGGGCGCTGCCACCTTCATTCTGACGCGTGCAGAGGATGCTGTGGTGCCCGCCCGTCCCCCAGGCCCAGATTCTCAAGTGCTGTACCTGCATCTGGGCTGGGGAGCACCCCCTGACCCCATGCCTGACAGAAGCTGGGGGATGAACAACAGCCCATGAGCCCCTCAGTGGGACAGTGCAGGGGTGCGGCCCCACCACTCCCAGGGCACAGAGGCTGAGCCGCAGGGCCCACGGCAGAGCCCGCCCTGACGACACCCCATCCCTGCCTGTTCTCCCTTCCCTGTCACTTCTCTTCCCTACGCTGCCTCCTGGGGTCACCTGCCCTCTCACACCCTTATCTCAGAGTCTGCTGTGTTACCAGGAAATGGCTTTCTGTAAGTTGAAGACCATAAGCCCTGGAGCTTGCCCAGCTGCTGCTTTGAAGACTTAAAAGAGCCAGGACTGCGACCCAAACTCAGGGCCAGGGTGGCCTGTGCCTGGGTGAGGCTGCCCAGAGGGCCACCTCTAGGGTCAGGGCTGGATGGCTCCACTGACCACAAGCACAGGGAGGCCGGCCCCGGCCGCCACACGCTCAggttttcaagagaagccaagaAGGCAGATTTTCAATATGGCAGCTATTTCAATATGTAAGACACCACGTGGGCAGCCCAGTCTGTGGTTTCCTATTGTGGACTGTGGGTGCACTGCTGGCCTTCAGTGGGGGAGCCCCACTGTTGTGAGCCTAACCTGCCAGTCCCCAAAAAGACTGAGCCTGGAGACACTAGGGGCATCTGTTTCCACACCAACGAAGGGGGGGAAGTGCCCCCGCATGAGAGGGCACCCAACACTGCAGGGCTCACAGCAGGCACCCAGAGGCGGGAGCTGTCTTTGTGGGGATGCCTCGTCTTTTGTGATGTTAAATCTCTTGTCCGGAAGCtgagggtgggctggggggaCTCACAGCCATGACACTGCACTTGCCAGCCCAGAACTGTCTCCCTCACACCCCCTCCACACAGGGTCAACCAGGAGGGCCACGCCCACCATGCCTGGTCGAGAGGCAAGTGGACACCCAGAGCTAGACCGGATTGCTCTAACCAGGTCCAGTGGCCAGAGAGCAAGCTGCGGGGTGTTTTCCAGTCATGTTATGCTGAATGAGGATGACCCCTGCCCTGGCCTAGAAGTTTCTGACTCCAAGGAacctggagggagggaagaatggaCCAGCATCCCAGTCCCACAAAATGCTGCTAGCCTGGTATTTCTGACCTTTCCTTTCCTTACGAAAGCACCATGTTCTTTCTAGGGTGATGAGATGTTGACACTGCTGGTCAAACGAGttaaaaagggaaggaaacaaatCGCCTTGCTGTACTTCATGGTGTGGAACTTCTCAGCATTCACAGGAAAATGGGGACCTGTGTTACAGAGAAGCCCAGAAAACCAAACCTCCCGGGAAGGATGTAAAGGCCCAACTTTCTTCCCAGCTCAGTCCCCATACTTCAGGGAGACTATCACCTTCTTGTCACCCCCCCAAACCCCAGGCCCTGCTGCAGAACCTCGTTGCCCAGGGAGCCCTAAAAGCCCATCAACCCGCATAGCAGCCATCATCCACCTGCCTGCCGTCCAGTTGAACCCAAGTGTGCCCCACCTGACCCTGCAACAAGTTCTGAGAGATACCTGCTGTTGGCCCCAAGGAGCAACGGGGTGAGGCTGGTCAAACCACGGGGGCTTGTTAGGTGGGATCTGGTCATGGGGCCCAGGGCCCCGGGGGCCGGTGGCAGCTGGGTCCTGGACCCCTCCTGAGGCGTCGTACTCGGAAGAGCCGGGTATCTGGATAGGAGGCTTGTTGTCATCTAGAACCAGGCAAAAAAGCACTCAGAGAAGGTGGCAGCAGGAGGCCCCAACCGAAATGATCTTCAGCAAGCACCCAGGGCCAACCCAGGCTGGGCTTACTGCCCAATAAACCCTTGCTTCTTGACCCCACTGAAAACTGCCATTGCCTCCGGGAAGGCAACACGAAGAGAGGCCTGACCTTGGCCAGGAAACACCCCTCACTCCTTTGAACGCTTTACAATAAGTATCCTACTTATTGATCGATAAGCCATATTGATTTTACTTTGCTCAAGAATTtttatcaattaaaatttttattcgatttttggccgcgttgggtctttgttgctgcgtgcaggctttctctagttgcagcgagcaggggctactcttcgttgcggtgcacgggcttctcattgcggtggcttctcttgttgcggagcatgggctctaggcgcacaggcttcagtagttgtggcacacgggttcagcagttgtggcacacgggttcagcagttgtggcttgaaggctctagagtgcaggctcagtagtagttgtggcgcacgggcttagttgctacgtggcacgtgggatcttcccagaccagggctcgaacccgtgtgccctgcattggcaggtggattcttaaccactgcgccaccagggaagcccccgttatCACTTTAATAAGTACCCTTTTTGCATCTAGTTGAAAGATTTCTTCCCATCTGATCTGTTAGATTTTCTGGTATTAAACCATCCTTATATATTCCTGAGACATAGCCTATTTGGTCATGACATATCTTTTAAATACTTTGCTAGATTTCACCTGCTAAGACTTCACTGGGTTGGCCaagaaatgccttcagtttttaagtaaaaataaaagacacgtttttcattttcaccaagaactttatttttttttaattattaattaattatttttggcggtgttgggtcttcgtttctgtgcgagggctttctgtagttgtggcgagcaggggccagtcttcatgcggtgcgcgggcctctcactgtcgcggcctctcctcttgcggagcacaggctccagacacgcaggctcagtagttgtggctcacaggcccagctgctccgcagcatgtgggatcctcccagaccagggctcgaacccgtgtcccctgcattggcaggcagactctcgaccaatacgccactagggaagccccaacaactttactgaacaatgtattcacccttttgttccactacctcctgccatttttcaggcaacttcataattccatcttccccaaactttttatctttttgagcaaaggactgttccaggtgccttttacagtgtTCCAAGGAAttgaaaatttttccattaagagcattttgtaaagaccaaaataaatggaaatccgaaggtgcaatgtttggtgaatacagcggatgaatcagaacttcccagccaagctataACAGTTTTTGGCTAGTCATCAAAGAAGCATgcagtcttgtgttatcctgatggaagatcatgcattttctgttgactaactctggacgcttttcgtcgagtgctgctttcatttggtctaactgggagcagtacttgttggaattaatccttTGGTTTTCCGAagaagctcataatagaggactcccttccaatcccaccatatacacaacgtCACCTTCTTTgaatgaagaccggcctttggtgtggttggtggtggttcatttcacttgccccacaatctcttcctttccacactattgtacagtatccacttttcatcgcccgtcacatgttttaaaaacagaacgttttcattacgtttaagtagagaattgcatgcgaaaatacggtcaagaaggttttttcacTTAagttatgtggaacccaaacatcaaagcgatgaacataaccaagttGGTGCAAATGAtcttcaacgcttgatttggatattctgagtatgctggctatctcccgcgtggtataacgttgactgttctcaattaatgtcttaatctgatctttatcaacttcaactggtctacccgatgGTGGAGCACCGTCCAGTGAGGTATCTCCAGCACGAAATTTCGCAAACCACCTTTGACACGTTttaatcagtcacagcaccttctctatACActgcagaaatcttttttttgcatttcggttgtgtttttacctttcttgaaatgatAAACTGTAATATgtcgaaaatgttgcttttttttttttctatcttcagTATTAAAcgggctacacaaaaattcaccaattttgatgtcttttttaaaatgcacgctgatatgacagctgtcacatacaatctaacaaaattgttttgaatgaagttaaagacaactaagtgctattagagccatcttatggaaaaaaccgaacgaaccttttggccaacccagtatttactgtttcttcatctttgctCAGAAGTGACACTaggttacatttttctttctttccctgtccACGTCCATCTGGTATCAGTTATCCTAGCCTCGAAAAATGACTTAGAGAGctttcctctccattctctgGGATGGTTTGTACAGGAGAACTGTCTCAGTTTTAAGGGCATGGTTACACTTACCTGTGAAATCACCTGCCTGGTGCTTGTAAATAGATTAGAATCTGCTCCTCGGATTGGGCCTGAGACTAGAGAACCAGACCTCTTCCTGGGGGAGGAGACTGCTTTCTGGAGGCTGCCTCCTGGGGGCAGGTGCTGAGGGAGCCACGTACCAGGCTGGGTGGTTGGCGGGATGGCCGGGGCAggcgtgggggcggggggcggtgcaGGCGGCGGCGGCGTGGCCTTGACTTCAGCTTCCATTTGCGGCATCTGGATCTGCGGctgcggctgctgctgctgctgctgctgggccaGGCTGTTGACAAACTCCTCGTGCTGTGTCTTGAGGGTCTGGATCTGCTGCTGGAAGGCCAGCTGCACCGGCTGGACCACCGAGGAGTACTCATTGATGAGGGTTGCCTGATGGAGAGCAGGGCAGCCGGCACTCAGGACATGGGACTCAAGGTCCGAGACCCTCTGGAGTAGCACGGGGACAAATGCCTGGGGAGCACTCAGAAGGTTGGGGTGATGCTGCGGGCAGCAAGGCCCAGGGACCCAGGGCAAGCAGGCGATTGTCACGTAAAACAATCAACTTGAGCTTGACAACCACAGAGCATCTCAATTTAGCCGGACTTGGTGACTTTTGGTGCTGGGCAGTTTAGAATTCCCTAACAATGGGAATAAGCAAGGACAGCCGTGCCCTGGAGTGCCACGCAGACATTAAAATCCCACCACTGACAGACGTCCTAGGACATGCTCACAGGCGGTACTTCTTACTCACTGTATGGCTTTGAGCAAGTCACAACCTCCCCGgagcctcaacttcctcacctgtaaaattggACAATAACGGGACCTACCTCTGAGGACTCGGGGAAAATGCAGTGAAAGGAACTTGGGTGACTCAATAACCATGAGCGGCTACCGCCAACTCAATAGGAGAAAAGCAGTGAATATCACTGTGGTATGGTGGTATGAGCCCATTTTTATTTGGTATGAgcccatttttatttatcaattaaaaaaagggaGTAAAACTTAGAAAAAGTCTGAAATGTACTTTCCTCATTTGCCTTTCTGAGCATGAAAGCTTCTCCCCTGTAGGGAGGGTGGCAGTCAGGAGCATCACAGAGGAAACGGTCAACATATAGCTTCTCACATTCAACCAGACCTGTGCAGGAAGACACCTTCCGGCCTGGGAAAAGGGGGTGTGAACTGTGCATTTCACCCAAGCAGCTGTAGATGGGGTAGCAACGCCAGCACCACAGGAGAGGTGACCAAGGAGATCCggccctcctctccctgctctgcgACCCCGACCTCTGAGCAGATGCCCCCTCAGAGAGAAGCAGATGTGCACACGGGACACCGTGCACAACACGATGACTGTGGCAGCTTAGACTATGCCAGGGTTTCCTCATGCTCCCATCACACCTGGAGGACCAGAGCAAATGGGCCAAAGGCACCCCTGAGAGCAGAGCCTAAAGCAGGTAACCTGGTCACAAGTGTACCAGGAAAAGTCTGGCGGGCTCGCCTGGGAGGGCTCACTGGCTGTTGTGGACGGGGTGAGGGCCCCCGAAGCTGCTCCTCAGACTCTGCCTCCCACCACTCACCACCATCCCAGGGGCACGCCGGGGAGTTCAGCTGGGAAAATGCCACCAGGACTCTGAGGTCACCACCCTACTGGTGGTGCCCAGCCCCCAACTTCAGGGAGCAGCACACACCTGGTACTGGCCGAGCCCCAGGGCCGGGCTCTGTAACTGCTGGATGATGGAGTCGTCAAAGTAGCCGTTCTTCTCCCAGAGCTGCAGGAGCTGGATgttggggaggagggaaaggccATGTCAGGGGGAAAACGAGTGCCACCCCCCGAGCCCCTCCTCatctcctgcccccccccccgccccccgccggctGCCCCTTGTACCCGGGCAATCTTCTGCTGCTTGTCCTCCTCCACGGCCAAGAAGCTGGTACAGTAGATGGGCACCACGACCTTCTGCAGGGCGGCCAGCAGCTCCCGGGCCTGCTTGCGCTGGCTGTGAGGGAGAGACCTTCCGCGCGTCAGGGCCCTGGGGCGGGACCCGGCCACGCGCCCGTTACCATCGCGGCTCCAGCCACAGCACCCTCTGCCTTCTTGGGACACGGGCCCCCAACCCGGCTGGGACAAGGGCTGGGCTCCCCACAAGATGGATGGACGGcagtgggaggagggaaagaacacAGCCTGGGGACTTTCAGAGCAAGGCCTCTCACCCTGGTCCCCTTATCAGTAAGATAACCCTTCTCTCCCAGGGTGGCATGAGGATGGACAGACGCAGGCCTGTGAGAGCCCCAGCTGCCCACAAAGGCTGAGCTGGGGTTGCTGTGGGTACAGGGCCTTGTCCATGCAGCCTCACTTGGCACCCCCTAGGCACGAGGAAACCTGGGCTGGGACCCCACCTTCCACGAGGCAGAGGGAGTGTGCGGGCTGCCAGATGCCTAGGAGCCTGAGGCCTGACAGCGTGAGGCGGCCTCTCAGGGGGCACGCCG includes these proteins:
- the CHERP gene encoding calcium homeostasis endoplasmic reticulum protein: MEMPLPPDDQELRNVIDKLAQFVARNGPEFEKMTMEKQKDNPKFSFLFGGEFYSYYKCKLALEQQQLICKQQAPELEAATALPPLPQPPLAPAAPIPPAQGTPSMDELIQQSQWNLQQQEQHLLALRQEQVTAAVAHAVEQQMQKLLEETQLDMNEFDNLLQPIIDTCTKDAISAGKNWMFSNAKSPPHCELMAGHLRNRITADGAHFELRLHLIYLINDVLHHCQRKQARELLAALQKVVVPIYCTSFLAVEEDKQQKIARLLQLWEKNGYFDDSIIQQLQSPALGLGQYQATLINEYSSVVQPVQLAFQQQIQTLKTQHEEFVNSLAQQQQQQQPQPQIQMPQMEAEVKATPPPPAPPPAPTPAPAIPPTTQPDDNKPPIQIPGSSEYDASGGVQDPAATGPRGPGPHDQIPPNKPPWFDQPHPVAPWGQQQPPEQPPYPHHQGGPPHCPPWNNSHEGMWGEQRGDPGWNGQRDAPWNSQPDPNWNNQFEGPWNSQHEQPPWGGGQREPPFRMQRPPHFRGPFPPHQQHPQFSQPPHPHNFNRFPPRFMQDDFPPRHPFERPPYPHRFDYPQGDFQAEMGPPHHHPGHRMPHPGINEHPPWGGPQHPDFGPPPHGFNGQPPHMRRQGPPHINHDDPSLVPNVPYFDLPAGLMAPLVKLEDHEYKPLDPKDIRLPPPMPPSERLLAAVEAFYSPPSHDRPRNSEGWEQNGLYEFFRAKMRARRRKGQEKRNSGPSRSRSRSKSRGRSSSRSNSRSSKSSGSYSRSRSRSCSRSYSRSRSRSRSRSRSSQSRSRTRSRSRSKSYSPGRRRRSRSRSPTPPSSAGLGSNSAPPIPDSRLGEENKGHQMLVKMGWSGSGGLGVKEQGIQDPIKGGDVRDKWDQYKGVGVALDDPYENYRRNKSYSFIARMKARDECK